The Paraburkholderia hospita DNA segment ACCGTTACGGCGTCGCCCAGCACAACTGTTATAGCAAGTTTTTCGTCAATCATTGCCTGGACTCGGCCCGTGAAGACATGCGTGTCGTCGCCGCCGACATTCGCAAGGAGCAGCTCGCGCTCGACGACGAAAAGCGCGTCGAGCACGCGCGGCAACGCGACGAGCAGGCGGCCATCAAGCGCGCGCAGTACGAAGCAGACACGCCCGCGCGCACTGCACAGGACGAGCGCAATGCGCAGGCGTACGAAGACAAGCAGCGTCAGCATCAGTTGAGTCAGGCGCAGCGCAACGCAGAAGCGCCGCAGCGCGCCGCGAACGAGCAGGCTTTCCAGCAGAAGCAGCAACAGCACGCCATCGATCAGGCGCAGCGCGGCATTTCGCCTTCGCAAGCGGCCGCGAACCAGAAGGCCTACGATGCGAAGCAGGCCGACTTCCAGCGCAAGCTCGACGAGGCGCATCAGCAGGCCGCCCAGAAGGCTCAGGAGCGCGGCGAGAAGCAGCAGCGCTTCCAGCAGAAGCAGTCGGAAGCAGCGCAGCACAAGGCCGATGTCGAAGAGCGTCAGAAGCAGGCGGCCGAGAAGGCCAAACAGAAACAGGAAGAGCAGGCGAAACAGCAACAGCAGCTCGAGCAGCAACAGAAGCAGCAACAGCAGCAGTGAGCATCAGTCAGCAACAGCCGTAACGCGTTTCAGGCCGGACAGCAACCTCGAGCGGAGCGACCGCGCAGCGCGGCCTTCGCCCTTTCGAAAGAGGAGGCGAGCATGCGCGACCATCATCGCGTCGTCAATTCGGACACACTGCGCGACCGCATTCTGCAACTGGAATCGGAGCATAGTGGGCTTGATCGTTTGATCGACAAAATGTCCGAGGAACCCGGCATCGACGACCTCGAGATCCAGCGCCTGAAAAAGCGCAAGCTCAAGGTCAAGGACACCATCATCTTGCTGCAGTTGCAGCTTGAACCGGAAGCCCGCAACTGACGGAGCGGCCAGGCAGGCGCCGGCCCCGTTCAGCATGTGGCGCGCCGGACTTTGCAGGAATCGCTTGCCTTGAATTCATCGCTTCAATCTTCTTCCCGGACGGCGTCGGCGGGCGCTTCGGACGCCGCTGCGACGGGCGCCGACGAGCACGCGGCGAAGCCCGCATCGGGCGGCGGCGCGCTAGCCGCGTCGCTGAGTCACAAGCGATCATCCGAACTCGCCGACATCTTCGCCGCCGACGGGCTGCTCGCACGCCAGATCGACGGCTACCGGCCGCGCGCGTCGCAGATCGAAATGGCGCGTGCCGTGGCCGCCGCGATGGAAGCATCGGGCCGCGCGATGCCGGAGCCCGCGATGTTCGAGGCGCAGAAGC contains these protein-coding regions:
- a CDS encoding colicin transporter, giving the protein MFRCPSTTLPTSRLTSGNLPGSSRRSPLASPVFSPEAASVALWCAGSVRRFALAASLAFVACAALTPALADAQENAVAASSAASATASGVPAANDFDARQKTLDTRTTENNYRYGVAQHNCYSKFFVNHCLDSAREDMRVVAADIRKEQLALDDEKRVEHARQRDEQAAIKRAQYEADTPARTAQDERNAQAYEDKQRQHQLSQAQRNAEAPQRAANEQAFQQKQQQHAIDQAQRGISPSQAAANQKAYDAKQADFQRKLDEAHQQAAQKAQERGEKQQRFQQKQSEAAQHKADVEERQKQAAEKAKQKQEEQAKQQQQLEQQQKQQQQQ
- a CDS encoding DUF465 domain-containing protein; translated protein: MRDHHRVVNSDTLRDRILQLESEHSGLDRLIDKMSEEPGIDDLEIQRLKKRKLKVKDTIILLQLQLEPEARN